One window of the Thermomicrobiales bacterium genome contains the following:
- a CDS encoding VOC family protein, producing the protein MAYRFMLDVPEAAHDDAKTAIESVRNAQILIDRHPRPHTPDPVVTEADVFDSRAELTVVAHTLDVIDALYHWMGEREINTDVYVDAHKGGKLHLPDYTAPELRAIIQGDQYWFANTMPKIHYPPDVLMEGGALVSEVPYGGRAASSAIVPAETQVALGGIDHVAVRVRDMAKAEAWYRDFFGMDIIYRARRAHDRWQHLPADYSWDAGVHSGIEPEIVRLENGPIAIVLINAGMGAVMHENRVAHLSLNAPIETVNAVRGRALFASFTVIEDTARSFGFVDPFGITWQLIASSS; encoded by the coding sequence ATGGCCTATCGCTTCATGCTGGACGTGCCAGAGGCGGCACATGACGACGCCAAGACGGCGATCGAGAGTGTGCGCAACGCACAGATCCTGATCGACCGGCATCCGCGCCCACACACGCCCGACCCGGTCGTGACCGAGGCGGATGTCTTCGACAGCCGCGCCGAGCTCACCGTCGTCGCCCACACACTCGATGTCATCGACGCGCTCTACCACTGGATGGGCGAGCGGGAGATCAACACCGACGTGTACGTCGATGCCCACAAGGGCGGCAAGCTGCACCTGCCCGACTACACCGCCCCGGAGCTACGCGCGATCATTCAGGGCGACCAGTACTGGTTCGCCAATACGATGCCGAAGATCCACTATCCACCGGATGTCCTGATGGAGGGAGGGGCGCTCGTGTCTGAAGTCCCGTATGGCGGCCGCGCCGCGAGCTCTGCGATCGTGCCGGCCGAGACTCAGGTCGCGCTAGGCGGAATCGATCACGTCGCCGTCCGCGTCCGCGACATGGCCAAGGCCGAGGCGTGGTATCGCGACTTCTTCGGGATGGACATCATCTACCGCGCTCGCCGCGCGCACGACCGCTGGCAGCATCTGCCGGCCGACTATAGCTGGGACGCAGGCGTCCACAGCGGCATCGAGCCAGAGATCGTCCGACTGGAGAATGGCCCGATCGCGATTGTGCTGATCAACGCCGGCATGGGCGCAGTGATGCACGAAAACCGCGTCGCCCACCTCAGCCTGAACGCGCCAATCGAGACCGTCAACGCCGTCCGCGGACGAGCGCTCTTCGCATCCTTCACGGTTATCGAAGATACGGCGCGCTCGTTTGGCTTCGTCGATCCGTTCGGGATTACCTGGCAGTTGATCGCAAGCAGCAGCTGA
- a CDS encoding Gfo/Idh/MocA family oxidoreductase, protein MNKVVRVGVIGTGFGAHHIEVLRQLPDVEVVGVASAQPARAEAVAERYGVPLATGDYRELLPRVDAVVIATPPALHAPMAIDAASAGVHIFCEKPTAASLAEARSIYAAVEQAGVVGMVNFHQRFMAHWRRAHDLVTEGAIGRLAVADMRVTMNPVEYLASPLWSDSKAGWFADAAQSGGLLASSVGPHLVDMMRWIGGPVSEVAARTITSRTEIPLTGGGTRGDVDADDGFIILGRYESGALLTIRGEPVTYGGNEWDMALHGDEGSLIVAGSELRLGRSGDPSPLVIDQPAAVNPRLAIAGRFIDAARAGGPSPEPDLADGVAAQGLLDAALHAARSNQWVRVEAR, encoded by the coding sequence ATGAACAAGGTCGTTCGGGTCGGAGTAATCGGAACCGGGTTTGGAGCGCACCACATCGAGGTGTTGCGGCAGTTGCCGGATGTCGAGGTCGTCGGGGTAGCGTCGGCCCAGCCGGCGCGAGCGGAGGCAGTGGCCGAGCGCTACGGCGTCCCGCTGGCAACCGGCGACTACCGCGAGCTGCTGCCGCGCGTGGATGCCGTCGTGATCGCGACCCCGCCGGCGCTGCATGCTCCGATGGCCATCGACGCCGCCAGCGCTGGCGTGCATATCTTCTGTGAGAAGCCAACGGCAGCGTCGCTGGCCGAGGCGCGGTCGATATACGCAGCGGTCGAGCAGGCCGGCGTTGTCGGCATGGTCAACTTCCACCAACGCTTCATGGCCCACTGGCGGCGTGCTCACGATCTCGTCACCGAGGGGGCGATCGGCAGGCTGGCGGTGGCCGATATGCGGGTGACGATGAATCCGGTCGAGTACCTCGCCTCACCGTTGTGGAGCGACTCGAAGGCCGGCTGGTTCGCCGATGCTGCTCAGTCGGGCGGGCTACTGGCCAGCTCGGTCGGGCCACACCTTGTCGACATGATGCGCTGGATCGGCGGGCCGGTCTCCGAGGTTGCGGCGCGGACAATCACGTCGAGAACCGAGATCCCGCTGACCGGTGGCGGGACACGTGGCGATGTCGATGCCGATGACGGATTCATCATCCTCGGCCGCTACGAGAGCGGGGCGCTGCTGACCATCCGTGGCGAGCCGGTGACCTACGGTGGCAACGAGTGGGACATGGCGCTCCACGGCGACGAGGGCTCACTGATCGTCGCCGGGAGCGAGCTGAGGCTGGGACGGTCCGGCGACCCGAGCCCGCTGGTCATCGACCAGCCGGCCGCCGTCAACCCCCGGCTGGCCATCGCCGGACGATTCATCGACGCTGCGCGGGCCGGCGGTCCGTCGCCCGAGCCGGACCTCGCCGATGGCGTCGCCGCCCAGGGGTTGCTCGACGCTGCCCTTCACGCCGCGCGATCCAACCAATGGGTTCGGGTCGAGGCTCGCTAG
- a CDS encoding response regulator transcription factor — protein sequence MGERVLVVDDDSKILAMMRRGLIFAGYEVDLAETGEQALDKTLGELPDLVIIDVMLPGIDGLEVCRRLRAAEPRLPILLLTARDRVPDRVAGLDAGADDYLVKPFAFDELLARIRALLRRAGDEHQDALVFADLRLNSTTHEVLRGERSIDLTLTEYQLLEYFMRHPRQVLSRDRIHDAVWGDSFFPESNVIDVHIKRLREKLESDSESRLIQTIRGVGYSLRQPSD from the coding sequence ATGGGCGAGCGGGTCCTGGTCGTCGACGATGATTCCAAGATTCTCGCGATGATGCGCCGCGGGCTCATCTTCGCCGGTTACGAGGTCGACCTCGCCGAGACCGGCGAGCAGGCGCTCGACAAGACTCTCGGCGAGCTGCCCGACCTCGTCATCATCGACGTCATGCTGCCGGGCATCGACGGGCTGGAGGTCTGCAGACGGCTCCGCGCCGCCGAGCCGCGCCTGCCGATCCTGTTGCTGACAGCGCGCGACCGTGTCCCCGACCGGGTCGCCGGCCTCGACGCCGGGGCCGACGACTACCTGGTCAAGCCGTTCGCCTTCGACGAGCTGCTGGCGCGCATCCGCGCGTTGCTGCGGCGGGCCGGCGACGAGCACCAGGACGCGCTTGTCTTCGCCGACCTGCGCCTCAACTCGACCACCCACGAGGTTCTCCGCGGCGAGCGCTCGATCGACCTGACGCTGACCGAGTATCAGCTCCTCGAATACTTCATGCGTCATCCACGCCAGGTCCTCTCCCGCGATCGCATTCATGATGCCGTCTGGGGCGACAGCTTCTTTCCGGAGTCGAACGTCATCGACGTCCATATCAAGCGGCTGCGCGAGAAGCTGGAGTCGGACAGTGAGTCGCGGCTGATCCAGACAATCCGTGGCGTCGGCTACAGCCTTCGCCAGCCGAGCGACTGA